The following coding sequences lie in one Zingiber officinale cultivar Zhangliang chromosome 2B, Zo_v1.1, whole genome shotgun sequence genomic window:
- the LOC122046347 gene encoding translation initiation factor IF-2, chloroplastic-like gives MVSLGSAMVVSPVVFEVSPTAVVVGRIHVVGVRSGSSLSSRQCRRFGGRVYRCMVTTNLIEERGIPSSLHGDADLILKPAPKPLLKARPNGPENPPTSLEDREKVVETLGEVLEKVEKLEKTANAVRTRGKATKDNGVPNGSSEQVRPQNATPSTRKSSTGKSVWRKGNPVASVQAVVKGTNVSGTPAVAPVKPRLQAKPAVLSPTQKERKPILIDKFASKKPAVDPIAAAAMIPVPLKPAKGSLTSKVKDERRKKSGVTSGLRRQLAEDGEIEEEASEFSVPIPGVMKPRKGRKWSKASRKAARLEAAKAAEPVKVEILEVGEEGLFMEELAYNLAVSEGDILAFLFSRGVKPDAVHILDKDMVKMICKEYDVEVIEVDPVRVEEMAKKKAEVLDEEDLDVLEDRPPVITIMGHVDHGKTTLLDYIRKSRVVASEAGGITQGIGAYKVLVPFDGKPQPCIFLDTPGHEAFGAMRARGARVTDIAIIVVAADDGVRPQTNEAIAHAKAAGVPIIIAINKVDKDGANPDRVMQELSSVGLMPEIWGGDIPMVKISALKGENIDELLETVMLVAELQDLKANPKRNAKGTVIEAGLDKAKGVVASLIVQNGTLKKGDIVVCGEAFGKVRAMFDDRGDRVDEAGPSMAVQVIGLNNVPIAGDEFEAVETLDVARERAEIRAESLRVTRISAKAGETKVTLSSIASSVAMGKQTDLHMHQLNIILKVDVQGSIEAIRQALRVLPQDSVNLKFLLQAPGEVSASDVDLAAASEAIIFGFNVKAPGSVKSYADKKNVEIRLYRVIYDLIDDMRNAMEGLLEPVEEQIQIGAGEVRAAFGSGSGRVAGCMITEGKVVKECGVRVIRNRKIVHIGTVDSLRRVKEDVKEVGAGLECGIGVDDFDDWEAGDIIEAFNTAKKQRTLEEASASVTAALGRAGVGL, from the exons ATGGTTTCTTTGGGAAGCGCGATGGTAGTCTCCCCGGTCGTCTTCGAGGTCTCGCCCACCGCCGTCGTCGTCGGGAGGATCCACGTTGTTGGGGTTAGGTCTGGTTCCTCCCTCAGCTCGAGGCAATGCCGTCGCTTCGGAGGCCGTGTCTACAGGTGCATGGTGACCACTAACCTAATCGAGGAGAGGGGAATTCCGTCTTCCCTGCACGGGGACGCCGATCTCATTCTCAAGCCTGCCCCCAAGCCTTTACTGAAAGCACGCCCCAACGGCCCTGAAAATCCTCCGACCTCATTGGAAGACCGAGAGAAAGTCGTAGAAACTCTTGGCGAGGTTTTAGAGAAGGTAGAAAAGCTCGAGAAGACCGCGAATGCAGTGAGAACTCGTGGTAAAGCGACCAAAGATAATGGCGTGCCCAATGGCAGCTCCGAACAAGTTAGGCCGCAGAATGCAACTCCATCTACAAGGAAGTCGAGCACTGGTAAGAGTGTTTGGCGGAAAGGGAATCCTGTCGCGAGCGTGCAAGCGGTGGTTAAAGGAACAAATGTGTCGGGAACTCCTGCAGTAGCCCCTGTCAAGCCAAGGCTGCAAGCAAAACCTGCTGTTCTTTCACCTACACAGAAGGAGAGAAAACCCATTCTTATAGATAAATTCGCATCGAAGAAGCCGGCTGTGGATCCGATTGCAGCTGCAGCAATGATACCAGTCCCTTTGAAGCCGGCAAAAGGGTCCTTGACATCCAAAGTCAAAGATGAGCGTCGCAAGAAATCAGGTGTTACTAGTGGTTTGCGTAGACAGTTGGCGGAAGATGGTGAGATAGAAGAGGAAGCTTCAGAGTTCAGTGTACCTATCCCTGGGGTCATGAAACCAAGGAaaggaagaaaatggagcaaggcGAGCCGTAAAGCTGCAAGACTCGAAGCAGCTAAAGCTGCAGAACCTGTAAAAGTTGAGATACTTGAGGTGGGTGAAGAGGGCTTGTTCATGGAAGAATTAGCATATAATTTGGCCGTTAGTGAAGGAGATATTCTTGCATTTCTATTCTCAAGGGGGGTCAAGCCTGATGCAGTCCACATTCTAGATAAAGACATGGTTAAAATGATATGCAAGGAATATGATGTGGAAGTAATTGAAGTTGATCCAGTTAGAGTGGAAGAGATGGCAAAAAAGAAAGCAGAAGTACTCGATGAAGAAGACTTGGACGTGCTAGAAGACAGACCTCCTGTAATTACAATCATGGGGCATGTGGATCATGGGAAG ACCACATTGCTGGACTATATCCGAAAGAGCAGG GTGGTAGCATCAGAAGCAGGCGGAATAACCCAAGGTATTGGAGCATACAAGGTTCTTGTCCCATTTGATGGGAAGCCTCAACCATGCATATTTCTTGATACTCCAGGCCATGAG GCATTTGGTGCAATGAGGGCACGCGGAGCAAGAGTAACTGACATTGCAATCATTGTAGTAGCCGCTGATGATGGAGTCCGCCCGCAAACTAATGAGGCAATTGCTCATGCGAAGGCTGCTGGTGTGCCAATTATCATAGCCATCAACAAG GTAGATAAGGATGGAGCAAATCCAGATAGGGTAATGCAAGAGTTATCGTCTGTTGGACTTATGCCAGAAATTTGGGGTGGTGACATTCCTATGGTTAAG ATCAGTGCTCTTAAAGGAGAGAACATCGACGAATTGCTGGAAACTGTTATGCTTGTCGCAGAG CTGCAAGACTTGAAAGCCAATCCAAAGAGAAATGCTAAAGGCACTGTTATAGAAGCAGGTCTTGATAAAGCAAAGGGAGTTGTCGCCTCACTTATTGTGCAAAATGGAACCCTTAAAAAGGGTGACATTGTCGTTTGCGGTGAAGCTTTTGGAAAG GTGCGTGCTATGTTCGATGATAGAGGAGATCGTGTTGATGAAGCTGGACCATCAATGGCTGTACAG GTTATTGGTTTGAATAATGTACCTATTGCTGGTGATGAGTTTGAGGCCGTCGAAACCCTTGATGTTGCACGTGAAAGAGCAGAAATTCGTGCAGAATCATTAAGAGTTACACGGATATCTGCAAAGGCGGGGGAAACAAAGGTCACCCTATCTTCCATTGCTTCTTCTGTTGCAATGGGAAAACAAACTGATCTACATATGCATCAGCTGAACATCATTTTAAAGGTTGATGTTCAG GGTTCGATCGAAGCCATCAGACAAGCTCTTCGAGTGCTCCCTCAAGACAGCGTTAACTTGAAGTTCCTCCTCCAAGCTCCTGGGGAGGTTAGCGCTAGCGATGTCGACCTGGCTGCTGCTTCTGAGGCCATTATATTTGGTTTCAACGTAAAAGCACCTGGCTCGgtgaagagttatgctgacaagaAGAACGTCGAGATTCGATTGTATAGAGTTATCTATGACCTTATTGACGACATGAGAAATGCAATGGAAGGACTTCTAGAGCCAGTTGAG GAGCAAATACAAATAGGAGCAGGAGAAGTTCGAGCAGCATTCGGTAGCGGCAGTGGACGAGTTGCTGGATGCATGATCACTGAAGGAAAGGTAGTGAAAGAATGTGGTGTCCGTGTTATTCGAAACAGGAAGATAGTTCACATTGGTACAGTTGATTCTTTGAGGCGGGTGAAAGAAGATGTAAAAGAG GTTGGTGCTGGACTCGAGTGTGGTATCGGTGTCGATGATTTTGACGATTGGGAAGCCGGAGACATTATAGAGGCCTTTAATACAGCGAAGAAACAGCGCACGCTCGAAGAAGCATCTGCTTCAGTCACAGCCGCATTAGGTAGAGCTGGTGTTGGTCTGTGA
- the LOC122046348 gene encoding glycerol-3-phosphate acyltransferase RAM2-like produces the protein MERGESIAFELEGALLASGSLFPYFMLVCLEAGAGGPLRAVVLLLAAPLLRLLELAGLEAAAVSAMIFLSTAGLRVDDLKAVAKATLPKFFMEDLRRGALREFLNEGGGGGGALRYVATALPRAMAEPFLREYLDADGVLGTELRTCMGFYTGLTSAAGVMDGERRLEALRVATAGTSVITVGARRKHPHQSPLSFYAKQPSTPPEDPKQPRPRSEYPRPLIFHDGRLVQRPTPLDFLTVLVWLPFGIFLAVLRVLIGLLAPRQLTIMGLAATGMRIEIQGHQAHLDANSTMVKGSGSHTLFVCNHRTLLDPVLVSIVLQRKLTALTYSLSRLSEVISPIPTVRLARDRLQDGVKMRSLVEQGDVIVCPEGTTCREPYLLRFSPLFAKIVSDVVPVAVTNGGSMFYGTTVRGHKCFDCFFFLMNPRPFYGLRFLEKVVQPHGRQRSEYDVANEVQRSIGQSIGFECTNLTRKDKYRILAGNDGLDPRM, from the exons ATGGAACGTGGTGAAAGCATTGCCTTCGAGCTCGAGGGGGCTCTCCTCGCCTCCGGAAGCCTCTTCCCTTACTTCATGCTCGTCTGCCTGGAGGCCGGCGCCGGCGGACCCCTCCGCGCCGTTGTGCTGCTCCTCGCCGCCCCGCTGTTGCGCCTGCTGGAGCTCGCGGGGCTCGAGGCGGCCGCGGTCAGCGCGATGATCTTCCTCTCCACCGCCGGCCTCCGGGTGGACGACCTCAAGGCCGTCGCCAAGGCCACCCTGCCCAAGTTCTTCATGGAGGACCTCCGGCGCGGCGCTCTCCGCGAGTTCCTCAACGAAggcggcggcggaggcggcgCCCTGAGGTACGTGGCCACCGCGCTGCCGAGAGCGATGGCGGAGCCGTTCCTGAGGGAGTACCTGGACGCCGACGGCGTGCTCGGCACGGAGCTGAGGACGTGCATGGGGTTCTACACCGGGCTGACATCCGCCGCCGGCGTCATGGACGGCGAAAGGAGGCTGGAGGCACTGCGTGTCGCCACCGCGGGGACGTCGGTGATCACTGTCGGAGCGCGCCGGAAGCACCCGCACCAATCGCCGTTGTCCTTTTATGCG AAACAACCTTCGACTCCACCGGAGGATCCGAAACAACCACGGCCGAGGAGCGAGTATCCCAGGCCGTTGATCTTCCACGATGGCCGGCTCGTTCAGCGTCCCACGCCGTTGGATTTCCTCACCGTCCTTGTATGGCTGCCTTTCGGTATTTTCCTAGCAGTCTTAAGGGTCCTGATAGGTCTCCTCGCCCCTCGCCAGCTCACCATCATGGGGCTCGCCGCCACCGGCATGCGCATCGAAATCCAGGGCCATCAGGCCCACTTGGACGCTAACTCAACCATGGTTAAGGGCTCCGGGTCCCACACTCTGTTCGTTTGCAACCACCGAACCCTCCTCGACCCCGTGCTGGTGTCGATCGTCCTCCAACGGAAACTAACGGCCTTGACGTACAGCTTGAGCAGACTGTCGGAGGTGATCTCTCCGATCCCGACCGTTCGGTTGGCACGGGACAGGCTCCAAGACGGCGTGAAGATGCGGTCGCTGGTCGAGCAGGGCGACGTGATCGTGTGCCCGGAAGGCACCACCTGCCGGGAGCCGTACCTGCTGCGGTTCAGCCCGCTGTTCGCGAAGATCGTCAGCGACGTCGTCCCGGTCGCCGTAACCAACGGAGGGAGCATGTTCTACGGCACGACCGTCAGGGGGCACAAGTGCTTcgactgcttcttcttcctcatgaACCCTCGGCCTTTCTACGGACTGAGATTCTTGGAGAAGGTAGTGCAGCCGCACGGCCGGCAGCGGTCGGAGTACGACGTCGCCAACGAGGTCCAGCGCTCGATCGGCCAGTCCATCGGATTCGAGTGCACCAACTTGACGAGAAAGGACAAGTACAGAATTCTCGCCGGCAACGACGGCTTAGACCCAAGAATGTGA
- the LOC122049285 gene encoding uncharacterized protein LOC122049285 has protein sequence MNQRSRSSRAKPSPSSVDERIHRFLRPGALARLRDSRISTARSASLALLDLALPSFPSPHAPPPAQIDGVRPFFASRTYGPQFLRRKKLAAAKSVYIAPSSPDLADPFLEAFGVDLVAAY, from the coding sequence ATGAATCAGAGATCCCGGAGCTCGAGGGCAAAGCCCTCGCCGTCGTCGGTCGACGAGCGGATCCACCGCTTCCTGCGCCCCGGCGCACTCGCCCGCCTCCGCGACTCGAGGATCAGTACCGCCAGATCCGCCTCACTCGCACTCCTCGACCTCGCTCTCCCCTCCTTCCCTTCCCCGCATGCGCCTCCACCTGCTCAGATCGATGGAGTCCGCCCTTTCTTCGCATCCAGGACGTACGGCCCTCAATTTCTGCGGCGGAAGAAGCTTGCAGCCGCCAAGTCCGTCTACATAGCCCCCTCGAGCCCTGATCTCGCGGATCCCTTCTTGGAAGCTTTTGGCGTAGATCTGGTTGCTGCATATTGA